The Gemmatimonadota bacterium genome has a window encoding:
- a CDS encoding DUF2961 domain-containing protein — protein MIGQTSLASLPTLRSYRSLRISSWDATGANTDAWRIEAGEKRVIGEINAPGCIKHIWMTLGLPSEDYCRRIVLRMYWDGSTEPSVECPIGDFFGLGHGMRKDFITAPLQMSPQDGKGFNSWWPMPFRKKAVLEVENQGEEGYFHYFYIDYETYPTVDAVADQAYFHVQWRREADTKGWAFEERLDPEAYRNDPRWLNTSDKDNYVICDVEGDGIYCGAHLDIDCFQRNPNDWYGEGDDMMFIDGEAWPPSLHGTGTEDWYHGAYGPTTEFQAPYHGIILYSGNPGWRFKGKNTVYRYHIEDPIRFRKSFRMSIEHGHANKLSNDYSSTAYYYLSEPRRGGPVLPPVEARLPRPNEAGYS, from the coding sequence ATGATCGGTCAGACCAGCCTGGCGTCCCTGCCCACGCTGCGGTCGTACAGGAGTCTTCGGATTTCCAGCTGGGACGCCACCGGCGCCAACACCGACGCCTGGCGGATCGAAGCCGGTGAGAAACGCGTCATCGGCGAGATCAATGCGCCGGGTTGCATCAAGCACATCTGGATGACGCTCGGGCTCCCGTCCGAGGACTACTGCCGCCGGATCGTGTTGCGCATGTACTGGGACGGCAGTACGGAACCGAGTGTGGAGTGTCCCATCGGCGATTTCTTCGGGCTGGGTCACGGCATGCGCAAGGATTTCATCACCGCGCCACTTCAGATGAGCCCGCAGGACGGCAAGGGGTTCAACTCCTGGTGGCCCATGCCCTTCCGGAAAAAGGCTGTGCTGGAAGTGGAAAACCAGGGTGAGGAAGGCTACTTCCATTACTTTTATATCGACTACGAGACGTATCCCACCGTTGACGCGGTGGCGGATCAAGCGTATTTTCACGTACAGTGGCGCAGGGAAGCCGATACGAAGGGCTGGGCCTTCGAAGAAAGGCTCGATCCCGAAGCCTATCGAAACGACCCGCGCTGGCTGAATACGAGCGATAAGGACAACTATGTCATCTGCGACGTCGAGGGCGATGGTATCTACTGCGGCGCCCACCTGGACATCGACTGCTTTCAAAGGAACCCGAACGACTGGTACGGCGAAGGCGACGACATGATGTTCATCGACGGCGAGGCGTGGCCGCCCTCATTGCACGGCACAGGCACCGAGGACTGGTACCACGGCGCGTACGGTCCCACGACGGAGTTTCAGGCGCCTTATCACGGGATCATTCTCTACAGCGGGAACCCCGGCTGGAGATTCAAGGGCAAGAACACTGTCTACCGGTATCACATCGAAGATCCGATCCGGTTCAGGAAGAGTTTCCGCATGTCCATCGAGCATGGCCATGCAAACAAATTGAGCAACGACTACTCGAGTACCGCCTATTACTACCTGTCCGAGCCACGGCGAGGCGGACCGGTCCTGCCGCCGGTCGAAGCGCGTCTTCCGCGGCCGAACGAGGCGGGGTACAGTTGA